A segment of the Chloracidobacterium sp. genome:
CTGGCGATGCTCGCCGGTCTGACAGGCGTGGTCTACCGCTTCTTTGCCCAAACTGTCGGGCGGTGGACCGGCCTGGCGGTTGGGCTGACGCTGTTAATCGCGTTCGCCTTTCAGCTTTATGAAACCAACGGAAGTTGGAGCTACGTTGCCCCATATCGGCATGAGGCTGTCCACGGACTAGGGCTGGCGATTTTGGCCCTGGCTCTTTTGCGCGGCTATCTCATCTACGGGGGAGCCCGGCGCGCTTTTATGATTGGGCTGTGTTTTGGGGCAGTCAGCCTGACAAAAATTGAGCCGACCGTTGCGCTGGCCGGCGCGCTCGCTACTGGCTATGGGGTGAGCTTGAGACGGGTGGCGGCGCGGCGCGCCGAATGGCGGCGGGATGCGGCGCGCTTTGCCGCCGGGGCGCTTGTCCTGCCGGTTGGGTTTGGGTTGTACCTTGGGGCGCAAATGCCTCTCGATGTAACCGTCACAGGACTGCTAGGCAATTGGGCGGCTGTGATTCGTGTGGAGGCCGTTGGTCAGGCATTTTACCAGCGCGTGATGGGCCTATGGCGCTGGCAGGAGAATCTGACGCGGGTCGCGGCGATGACCGGCGTCTTGCTTGGCGGAGCAGCAATTGGCATCGGCTTGGAGCTTAAGCTGCGCGAGGTTGCACGGGGGCGTCTTGTCTGGCGCGGCGCGTTGTTTGGCGGGCTGTGGCTTTTGTCGTCCGAGTTTATGCCGTGGCCAATTTTCCTTCGCCCGCTGCCTGCGTTGACGGCGCTCATCGCGGTCTACTTGGCGTGGCGGGCGATGCGCAGTCAAGATTTGGTGGCGGTTGTCGAGCGATGGATTCCGCTTGCCGCCTGGAGCGTCTTCGCGCTCCTCCTTTTGGGAAAGATTGCGTTGGCGGCCCACGCCGGGAGCTATGGCTTCACGCTGGCGCTGCCGGCAACGGCGCTCGTAGCAGCGGCGGCGCTAGACTTGCTGCCGGAAGCTCTGGCGACGCGCAGTTGGGGACAAGGCGATCTGTTACGTTCCAGTGCCGCCGGTGTCATGATCGCTTTCTGGCTGGCCGCCCTAGAAAGTAGCAGCTATTTCTACGCCGCTAAAACGACGCCTTTGGGTGACGGACGTAACCGGATGCTCTGCTTTGCGCCGCCTCTGAGCGATAAAGCCGTCACGGTTGGGCCGGCTGTGGAAGACATGGCGCGCCTTTTACCGGCTGACGCGACGCTGGCCGTTATCCCGGATGGCATGGTCATCAACTATTTGCTCCGCCGGCCAAACCCAACGCCGTATGTTGTCTTTGATCCGCTGATGCTGGCGGCGTATGGTGGCGAGGCGCGAGTTGTTGAGCAGCTGGCGGCGCATCCACCTGATTACATCGTTTTCGTACAGCGTGACTTTCCAGAGTATGGGCTTGGCCGCTTTGGTCAGGATATCCGCTGCGGGCGCTTGATAACAACGTGGGTCGCAGAGCATTACGAGGCGATTCGCATTTATGGCGGCCCGCCGGCTGGCGAACGGTTCGGTCTGGCACTGCTGCGGCATCGAAAACCTACCACAACGACCAGCCAACTTGAATCCGTGGTGCCTGCTGCGCTCCATAAGATGGAGGCGGATAGCCTTCTGACCCTTTATGAGCCTGTCGGAGGTGGCTAAAACGAAATACGATCCAGCGCCGACGCAGACGCCCGCTGGGTGTCGGGAATCTGGCTTCTCGCAGAGAACCTACAGAAAGCAGCCGCAACGCCATGCACTTGCCCCGCCTCAGGCTGACATCTACGCCTGTGCCGCCAGCAACCAGGTAAGCGGGGTCTCAGCATCCGACTCAATCACGGTATGCCCGGCGCGTTACTACCAGGCGCTGGGACTGACGCGCGCTACGCCGAAACAGGTTCGGCGAATGGATTCGCGTCCATCTGGATTGACTCAGTCGTCGCCGTGCCCTGCTCAGGCGTCAACCGGCCTGACTTGCGCGACTGATTTGCCAGGCTGCAGCGACTTGCCTAGTATCCGCGTCCGAGAGCTTCATGCGGACAACGGCTTCGGGCAGCTAGCTCTATGAATACAGTGGCATGGACGCCTGCAGGCGTGCGGATGATTGATCAACGCGCGCTCCCGAATGAAGAAATCTACTGCACCTATACGACTTACCAAGAAGTAGCGGAAGCTATTCGGGCAATGGTCGTACGTGGCGCTCCAGCTATCGGCGTAGCGGCTGCGTTTGGGATTGCACTTGGCATGCAGGCGAGCGTTGCCGCTGGAGAAGACCTTCCCACAGCCTTTGAGCGTATCTGCCGGACAATGGCCGCGACGCGCCCAACGGCCGTCAATCTGTTCTGGGCGATTGACCGCATGCGCCGGCGGTTTGAGAGCCTTTATGCGGCAGGCGTCACTGGCGATGCATTAGCGCAGGCGTTGGTTGCAGAAGCGCAGGCGATCCACGCGGAAGATATTGCTGTTTGCCGTCAGATTGGCCGCCACGGGGCAGAGCTAATTCCTGACGGCGCCACCGTACTGACGCACTGCAACGCTGGCGCACTGGCGACGGCTGGCTACGGGACGGCGCTGGGCGTTGTACGTGCAGCTGTCGAACAGGGGAAGCGCATCGCTGTCTATGCCGACGAGACGCGCCCGTTCCTACAAGGCGCTCGTCTGACGGCTTGGGAGTTGATGCGAGACGGTATCCCGGTCACGTTGATCTGCGACAACATGGCGGGGCACTTCATGAAGCTGGGTCGGATTACCTGCGTCGTCGTCGGTGCGGATCGGATTGCCGCCAACGGTGACACTGCCAATAAGATTGGAACGTACATGGTCGCCGCCCTTGCCCGGCGACACCAGATTCCGTTTTATGTAGCTGCACCGATTTCAACGCTCGACCTAAAGCTCGAAACCGGCGACAGCATTCCGATTGAAGATCGCGCGCCGCAGGAGGTGACACACATCGGGCCGTATCGGATCGCCCCGCCGGATGTTGGCGTCGCCAATCCGGCCTTCGATGTCACTCCACACGAGCTGATTACAGCAATCATCACAGAACGAGGCGTCGCTTATCCTCCCTTCACGGCGGCGCTGCGCCGGTGGGCGGCTGACGCCTGACCTTTGTTGTTCAAACACGCCATGTTTTCGCTGGAACAAAAAATTGGGCAGTTTTTGTTTATCGGCATACCGGGACCGACGCTTGACGCGGACACCCAGCACCTCATCAAGACCATTCAACCGGGTGGAATCATTCTTTTTGCCCGCAACCTAGAATCGCCGCAGCAAACCGCAGAACTTACCACTGATATTCGGCGCTTCAGTCGCGTTGTCCCGCTCATTGCCATTGATCAGGAAGGTGGGCGAGTCGACCGTTTGCGTAACTTGGCCGGTCCAACGCCATCGGCGAAGCAAATTGTGCGCGCGGATGACGCCAAGTTGGCCTTTGAGTTGGGCGTCGTGACCGCCGACCTGCTGCGCTTGCTCGGCTTTAACATAAACCTTGCGCCTGTCCTTGACATTGAGGTCCCAGGCGACCAGCCGAATGGTCTGGAGGAACGTTGTTGGGGCAGGCAGGCGATGACGGTGATCCGCTTCGCCGGGACTTACCTTGAGGGCCTTCAGAATCACGGGATTCTTGGTTGTGGGAAGCATTTTCCTGGCCTTGGCGGCGCCAGTGTGGATTCACATCACGCACTGCCGATAGTGAATCGTTCCGAGAAACAACTCTGGGCTGAAGACCTACGGGTGTACGCCGACCTCTTCGGGACGCTTTACACGCGCGTCCCAGCTGTGATCATCGCTCACGCAAGCTACCCAGCCTTTGACGGCCATGGCGGTATCCCGGCGTCGCTGTCCCGCAACATTGTGACCGACCTGTTGCGCAAGCGAATGGAGTTTTCGGGCGTTGCTATCTGCGATGATCTCGAAATGGGGGCGATTCAGAAAACCGTTGAGTTTTCTGAAGCCGTCGTCCGCGCCATTGAAGCGGGTAATGACATGATTCTCATCTGCAGCCGACCGGATTTAGTTCGGGAGGCGCAGGCTGCGCTCATTCGCGCCGTTGAGTCAGGACGGATTACCCGCCCGCGCTTGGAGACTTCGATTGACCGCATCGCTAAGGTCAAAGCGATGGTGATGGCGCCGCAGCCGTACAGCGTGGAGGCGTTCCGACGGGCGACAGAGCGATTGGCCGTCATTTATCGTGCGGCGATGGAATCTTCTGCACTTTAGGGTAAGGCTGTCATGACACCTGCGGCGCAGCGTTGGCTGCGGTTTTTGGCGCTAACCGGCGGGTTGGTGATGACCGCCTATGTGGCGTCGTATCTTGTCCTTCGCCGTACGCCATCTAAGCCGCTCCCTGAAGTGCGCCGTGATCTCACGCCGGATA
Coding sequences within it:
- the nagZ gene encoding beta-N-acetylhexosaminidase; amino-acid sequence: MFSLEQKIGQFLFIGIPGPTLDADTQHLIKTIQPGGIILFARNLESPQQTAELTTDIRRFSRVVPLIAIDQEGGRVDRLRNLAGPTPSAKQIVRADDAKLAFELGVVTADLLRLLGFNINLAPVLDIEVPGDQPNGLEERCWGRQAMTVIRFAGTYLEGLQNHGILGCGKHFPGLGGASVDSHHALPIVNRSEKQLWAEDLRVYADLFGTLYTRVPAVIIAHASYPAFDGHGGIPASLSRNIVTDLLRKRMEFSGVAICDDLEMGAIQKTVEFSEAVVRAIEAGNDMILICSRPDLVREAQAALIRAVESGRITRPRLETSIDRIAKVKAMVMAPQPYSVEAFRRATERLAVIYRAAMESSAL